In Acidobacteriota bacterium, a genomic segment contains:
- the hemW gene encoding radical SAM family heme chaperone HemW: MTYDCDAGGYNEVVPLGVYISVPFCRTKCSFCNFASDVFSKARFDQYVDRVCADVAAADQLAADARGAAGAEFERLEFEQTVDSIYLGGGTPSVLAPEQLERMFAAVREKFEVAPDAEVTVECAPGTVSDEIVATLLRCGVNRVSLGVQSFVDEESRAVGRLHTREITLRDIDRLRVAGISDINLDLIAGLPHQTPESWRRSLADVVATGTPHASVYMLEVDDESRLGRELIAGGTRYHAHFVPDDDMTAGFYEAACATFDAAGVAQYEISNFARPGHESRHNLKYWLRQPYLGFGVDASSMLRAMLRTKLRATPRASVAAVRFATADNLEDYTRGAAVSVTPVSPEQALEEAFFLGLRLNRGVDLEVLRNEFGELGAESEAAINELVDDGLLIKSGPRLALSARGQMISNEVFERFIASPSSPVIPSEASR; the protein is encoded by the coding sequence GTGACATACGATTGCGATGCCGGCGGCTACAATGAAGTCGTGCCGCTCGGCGTCTACATCTCGGTCCCGTTCTGCCGGACGAAGTGTTCGTTCTGCAACTTCGCCTCCGACGTGTTCTCGAAAGCGCGCTTCGATCAGTATGTCGACCGGGTCTGCGCGGACGTTGCCGCTGCCGACCAGCTTGCGGCCGATGCGCGGGGTGCTGCCGGCGCCGAGTTCGAGCGGCTCGAGTTCGAGCAGACCGTGGATTCCATCTACCTCGGCGGCGGGACGCCCTCCGTGCTCGCGCCCGAGCAACTGGAACGGATGTTCGCGGCCGTGCGGGAGAAGTTCGAGGTCGCGCCCGATGCCGAAGTCACCGTCGAGTGCGCGCCCGGGACGGTGAGCGACGAGATCGTTGCGACGCTCCTCCGCTGCGGCGTGAACCGGGTGAGCCTGGGCGTGCAGTCGTTCGTCGACGAGGAATCACGTGCGGTCGGCCGCTTGCACACCCGTGAGATCACCTTGCGCGATATCGACCGCCTGCGCGTCGCGGGCATTTCAGACATCAACCTCGACCTGATCGCGGGCCTGCCGCACCAGACACCCGAAAGCTGGCGGCGTTCGCTCGCCGACGTGGTCGCGACGGGCACGCCGCACGCCAGCGTCTACATGCTCGAGGTGGACGATGAGTCGCGACTCGGCCGCGAACTCATCGCCGGGGGCACGCGCTACCACGCGCATTTCGTTCCCGACGACGACATGACGGCCGGCTTTTACGAAGCAGCGTGCGCGACCTTCGATGCGGCCGGGGTCGCGCAGTATGAGATATCGAACTTCGCACGGCCGGGACACGAATCGCGCCACAACCTGAAGTACTGGCTGCGGCAGCCGTATCTTGGCTTCGGCGTGGACGCGTCGTCCATGTTGCGGGCGATGTTGCGGACGAAGCTGCGAGCAACGCCGCGGGCAAGTGTCGCCGCGGTGCGCTTTGCCACCGCCGACAATCTCGAGGACTACACGCGCGGCGCGGCGGTGAGCGTCACGCCGGTCAGTCCGGAGCAGGCCCTCGAAGAGGCTTTCTTCCTGGGACTACGCCTGAATCGCGGCGTGGACCTCGAGGTGCTGCGCAATGAGTTCGGGGAGTTGGGAGCCGAGTCCGAAGCCGCCATCAACGAACTGGTCGACGATGGCTTGCTGATAAAGAGCGGGCCTCGGTTAGCACTCAGCGCGCGCGGCCAAATGATCTCGAATGAGGTCTTCGAGCGCTTCATCGCGTCACCTTCCAGCCCTGTCATCCCGAGCGAAGCTTCGCGTTAA
- a CDS encoding aminotransferase class I/II-fold pyridoxal phosphate-dependent enzyme: protein MPTRAESAIDLRSDTVTKPTAEMRRAMAEAEVGDDVYGEDPTINRLEQRAAETFGREAAIFVPSGTMGNQIAIKLHTQPGEEIICEARAHIVDYEMAMMAWFSGCIARTIAGERGILTWEAIRQRIRPDIYYVSRTGLIALENTHNMAGGTVYPMAVANEICDRAHDLGLPVHLDGARIFNAAVALGKPVRELTAKFDSVMFCLSKGLGAPVGSLLLGTNEFITRARATRKALGGGMRQAGVLAAAGLIALEKMPARLGEDHANARVLAEGVAKISGLTVDMKTVQTNIIVVEVAGKLMTAAELSRRLAQNGVLAGPISEQAIRMVTHMDVDRAACERAVEILASVCRG from the coding sequence ATGCCCACCCGCGCTGAATCCGCCATCGACCTGCGCTCCGACACCGTGACCAAGCCGACGGCGGAGATGCGGCGCGCGATGGCCGAGGCGGAGGTCGGTGACGACGTCTACGGCGAAGATCCCACCATCAATCGCCTGGAGCAGCGCGCGGCGGAGACGTTTGGGCGCGAGGCGGCGATCTTTGTCCCCAGCGGCACGATGGGGAACCAGATCGCGATCAAGCTGCACACGCAGCCGGGCGAGGAGATCATCTGCGAGGCGCGCGCGCACATCGTGGATTACGAGATGGCGATGATGGCGTGGTTTTCCGGCTGCATCGCGCGGACGATCGCGGGCGAGCGCGGCATCCTGACGTGGGAGGCGATCCGGCAGCGCATCCGGCCGGACATCTACTACGTCTCGCGCACCGGGCTGATCGCGCTCGAGAACACGCACAACATGGCGGGCGGCACGGTGTATCCCATGGCGGTCGCGAACGAGATCTGCGACCGCGCGCACGACTTAGGATTGCCGGTGCACCTCGATGGCGCGCGCATCTTCAATGCGGCGGTGGCGCTGGGCAAGCCGGTGCGCGAGCTCACCGCAAAGTTCGATTCCGTGATGTTCTGCCTGTCCAAGGGACTGGGCGCGCCGGTGGGCTCATTACTCCTGGGTACAAACGAGTTCATCACGCGCGCGCGGGCAACCCGCAAAGCGCTGGGCGGCGGGATGCGTCAGGCGGGCGTCCTCGCCGCCGCGGGGCTGATCGCGCTCGAAAAGATGCCGGCGCGTTTGGGCGAAGACCACGCCAACGCGCGCGTGCTGGCCGAGGGCGTGGCGAAGATCAGCGGCCTCACCGTGGACATGAAGACGGTGCAGACCAACATTATCGTGGTCGAGGTCGCGGGAAAGTTGATGACCGCCGCCGAACTCTCGCGGCGGCTGGCGCAGAATGGCGTGCTCGCCGGGCCCATCTCGGAGCA
- a CDS encoding beta-ketoacyl-[acyl-carrier-protein] synthase family protein has translation MTRRVAITGMGSLSPNGVGNEAFCRALLAGTSGVRRVTRFDASDLPVQIAGEVDFDEAQFYDPRERKHVSRVVPMAIAAATEALREAGLEWETMSLDEKRTIGVILGSGGGAQEFSEEQYRLWMTGQIKKVSLFSIPSGTMGTLSSEVSMRFGFRGQSHVVTTGCTSSTDALGYAFDQIRNGRIPAMLAGGVDSPIAPGIMKGFTLMRIMTPSWNHAPERGSRPFSADRDGFVVAEGAWMFVLEDYERATARGAKILAELAGYGSTCEAFHRVRLEECGEEPARAIGMAMQDAGIGNEQVDYVNLHGTSTQLNDRIETRALKLVLNSRSAKTPMSALKSQIGHPQGACGAAGVAATLIAMHHGQLPPTINIDQADPECDLDYVPEAGRKHAIEYAVCNCIAFGSKNSALVLRKV, from the coding sequence ATGACCCGTCGCGTCGCCATCACCGGAATGGGCTCGCTCTCGCCGAATGGCGTGGGTAACGAAGCGTTTTGCCGCGCGCTGCTCGCCGGTACCAGCGGCGTGCGCCGCGTCACCCGCTTCGACGCGAGCGATTTGCCCGTCCAGATCGCCGGCGAGGTCGATTTTGACGAAGCGCAGTTCTACGATCCGCGCGAGCGCAAGCACGTCTCGCGCGTCGTTCCTATGGCCATCGCCGCGGCGACGGAAGCGCTGCGCGAAGCCGGCCTCGAGTGGGAAACGATGTCGCTCGACGAAAAGCGCACCATCGGCGTCATCCTCGGCTCCGGCGGCGGCGCGCAGGAGTTCAGTGAGGAACAGTACCGCCTGTGGATGACGGGACAGATCAAGAAAGTCTCACTGTTCTCCATCCCCAGCGGCACGATGGGAACGCTGTCGTCGGAAGTCTCGATGCGCTTTGGTTTCCGCGGACAGAGCCACGTGGTCACGACCGGATGCACCTCATCCACCGACGCGCTCGGCTACGCCTTCGACCAGATCCGCAACGGACGCATCCCCGCGATGCTCGCCGGCGGCGTGGATTCTCCCATCGCGCCCGGGATCATGAAGGGCTTCACCCTGATGCGCATCATGACGCCGAGTTGGAACCACGCGCCCGAGCGCGGCTCACGTCCTTTCTCCGCCGACCGCGACGGCTTCGTCGTGGCGGAGGGCGCATGGATGTTCGTGCTCGAAGACTACGAACGCGCCACGGCGCGGGGAGCGAAGATCCTCGCCGAGCTCGCCGGCTACGGCTCGACCTGCGAAGCTTTCCATCGTGTGCGTTTGGAAGAGTGTGGCGAGGAGCCGGCGCGCGCCATCGGGATGGCGATGCAGGATGCCGGTATCGGGAATGAGCAGGTTGACTACGTGAACCTGCACGGGACATCGACGCAGCTCAACGACCGCATCGAGACGCGCGCACTCAAGCTCGTGCTCAACAGCCGCAGCGCCAAGACTCCGATGTCGGCGCTGAAATCGCAGATCGGTCACCCGCAAGGCGCCTGTGGCGCCGCCGGCGTAGCGGCAACCCTTATCGCCATGCACCACGGCCAGCTTCCGCCCACCATCAACATCGACCAGGCTGACCCCGAGTGCGACCTCGACTACGTCCCCGAAGCCGGACGCAAGCACGCGATCGAGTACGCGGTGTGCAACTGCATCGCCTTCGGCTCGAAGAACTCGGCGCTGGTGTTGCGGAAGGTGTAG